A DNA window from Synchiropus splendidus isolate RoL2022-P1 chromosome 2, RoL_Sspl_1.0, whole genome shotgun sequence contains the following coding sequences:
- the LOC128754558 gene encoding uncharacterized protein LOC128754558 isoform X1, which translates to MQVAISGRSIWILLFNCLHLWGSLFASASSAALPAARIFSSVSNSVVCQAPEGQKGSVFILYNSTTEVDRIEFQTAAGEAHFTVTFPAGNSLFCCCYQNKYGVYSTFSPYLQLEQDDGVPSTFPAPVLSVEPSGGVVDLGDRLTFRCSVPSPAPQSLLRSSSASLQVSYLLMRASVAASSMTQPRAMQVSNSETQPGVFILGPVTGGEDGEYTCLYQVVRNAGLVNSSVSPAVQVIVKDLPPTPVLSLQQLTPVWHFLCMGSPAYPGAVFYLYLEGDDAPIFSQRAHVLNHQVTFQVPVQDSPVALYRCQYSVLLRDRWSSSAQSPPLAVSRGATPAATAGIDWPLVLGSFSASVLFLCALAVVVVVIRRHVNAKAEEKRKRQESQFWTHLHAEEHSVDLTPRCSRYVSQEWSSGETSTGSASRSPLWNSTFTSPSF; encoded by the exons ATGCAGGTTGCCATCAGCGGACGATCTATTTGGATACTGCTGTTCAATTGTCTACACCTTTGGG GGAGTCTCTTTGCATCTGCATCCTCTGCTGCTCTCCCAGCAGCCAGAATCTTTTCCAGCGTGTCAAACTCAGTGGTGTGCCAAGCCCCCGAGGGCCAGAAGGGTTCTGTGTTCATACTCTACAACTCTACAACTGAG gtggatAGGATTGAGTTTCAAACTGCTGCGGGAGAGGCTCACTTCACGGTGACATTCCCCGCGGGGAATTCACTTTTCTGCTGTTGCTACCAAAACAAATACGGAGTCTACTCTACCTTCAGTCCCTACTTACAGCTGGAGCAAGACGACG gtGTTCCGTCGACGTTCCCTGCTCCGGTTTTGTCCGTGGAGCCCTCAGGTGGCGTGGTCGACCTCGGAGACAGGCTGACCTTCAGATGTTCTGTCCCGTCTCCAGCTCCGCAGTCTCTTCTCCGGTCCTCATCAGCCTCCCTACAAGTGTCCTACTTACTCATGAGGGCCAGTGTGGCTGCGTCCTCCATGACACAGCCGCGCGCCATGCAGGTTTCCAACTCTGAAACTCAGCCTGGGGTGTTTATTCTGGGACCTGTCACGGGAGGCGAAGATGGAGAATACACCTGCTTGTATCAGGTCGTTCGGAACGCAGGACTAGTCAACTCCTCCGTCAGTCCCGCTGTTCAGGTCATCGTCAAAG ATTTGCCGCCGACTCCAGTCCTTTCCTTACAGCAGCTGACTCCAGTGTGGCACTTCCTCTGCATGGGGTCCCCGGCGTACCCCGGCGCTGTGTTCTATCTCTACCTAGAGGGCGACGACGCCCCCATTTTCTCCCAGCGAGCCCATGTCCTCAATCATCAGGTCACTTTCCAGGTGCCGGTGCAGGACAGTCCAGTGGCTCTGTACCGCTGCCAGTACAGCGTCCTCCTGAGGGATAGGTGGAGCTCCTCGGCCCAAAGCCCCCCACTGGCTGTGTCGAGAG GGGCGACACCTGCAGCCACAGCAG GAATTGACTGGCCTCTGGTTTTGGGCTCTTTCTCCGCTTCAGTCCTGTTCCTCTGTGCGCTGGCGGTCGTGGTCGTGGTTATTCGCAGGCATG TGAAcgcaaaagcagaagaaaagagaaaaag gCAAGAATCCCAATTCTGGACCCACCTACATGCAGAGGAGCACAGTGTTG ACCTCACACCCAGGTGTTCACGCTACGTCTCTCAG GAATGGTCCAGCGGAGAGACTAGCACCGGGTCGGCCTCCCGATCTCCACTGTGGAACTCCACCTTCACATCCCCGTCCTTTTAG
- the LOC128754558 gene encoding uncharacterized protein LOC128754558 isoform X2, with amino-acid sequence MQVAISGRSIWILLFNCLHLWGSLFASASSAALPAARIFSSVSNSVVCQAPEGQKGSVFILYNSTTEVDRIEFQTAAGEAHFTVTFPAGNSLFCCCYQNKYGVYSTFSPYLQLEQDDDLPPTPVLSLQQLTPVWHFLCMGSPAYPGAVFYLYLEGDDAPIFSQRAHVLNHQVTFQVPVQDSPVALYRCQYSVLLRDRWSSSAQSPPLAVSRGATPAATAGIDWPLVLGSFSASVLFLCALAVVVVVIRRHVNAKAEEKRKRQESQFWTHLHAEEHSVDLTPRCSRYVSQEWSSGETSTGSASRSPLWNSTFTSPSF; translated from the exons ATGCAGGTTGCCATCAGCGGACGATCTATTTGGATACTGCTGTTCAATTGTCTACACCTTTGGG GGAGTCTCTTTGCATCTGCATCCTCTGCTGCTCTCCCAGCAGCCAGAATCTTTTCCAGCGTGTCAAACTCAGTGGTGTGCCAAGCCCCCGAGGGCCAGAAGGGTTCTGTGTTCATACTCTACAACTCTACAACTGAG gtggatAGGATTGAGTTTCAAACTGCTGCGGGAGAGGCTCACTTCACGGTGACATTCCCCGCGGGGAATTCACTTTTCTGCTGTTGCTACCAAAACAAATACGGAGTCTACTCTACCTTCAGTCCCTACTTACAGCTGGAGCAAGACGACG ATTTGCCGCCGACTCCAGTCCTTTCCTTACAGCAGCTGACTCCAGTGTGGCACTTCCTCTGCATGGGGTCCCCGGCGTACCCCGGCGCTGTGTTCTATCTCTACCTAGAGGGCGACGACGCCCCCATTTTCTCCCAGCGAGCCCATGTCCTCAATCATCAGGTCACTTTCCAGGTGCCGGTGCAGGACAGTCCAGTGGCTCTGTACCGCTGCCAGTACAGCGTCCTCCTGAGGGATAGGTGGAGCTCCTCGGCCCAAAGCCCCCCACTGGCTGTGTCGAGAG GGGCGACACCTGCAGCCACAGCAG GAATTGACTGGCCTCTGGTTTTGGGCTCTTTCTCCGCTTCAGTCCTGTTCCTCTGTGCGCTGGCGGTCGTGGTCGTGGTTATTCGCAGGCATG TGAAcgcaaaagcagaagaaaagagaaaaag gCAAGAATCCCAATTCTGGACCCACCTACATGCAGAGGAGCACAGTGTTG ACCTCACACCCAGGTGTTCACGCTACGTCTCTCAG GAATGGTCCAGCGGAGAGACTAGCACCGGGTCGGCCTCCCGATCTCCACTGTGGAACTCCACCTTCACATCCCCGTCCTTTTAG